The DNA window GGAAGCATGGCCAAGGAAAACACCTACCCCTGGATGGCGGCACTGTACTACAACAACCGTTTCACGTGCGGTGGTTCACTCGTCACCGATCGTTACATTCTTACCGCAGCACACTGCGTCGTTCGGCTCAGTCCGGCCCGATTTCGCGTCCAGCTGTTGGTTCACAACCGTACCCAGCCTACTACGAACTCGGTCGAACGTAGCGTGAAATCGATcaaaacatttttcttcaacAGTCTCTCCAACAACAACGATATCGGACTGCTGGAGTTAACGTTTCCGGTTACGATAAGCAGCGATCGGTTGGTACCGATCTGTTTACCCCAAGCGAATGACAGTGTTTACGAAGGCAAGACGGCGGTGGTAACCGGTTGGGGCAAAACGGCCCTCGGTGGTCTATCGGATACGCTGCAAGAGCTACAGGTGCCCATTCTAACGAATGGGAATTGTCGCCGATCGGGTTATTGGGCGTTTCGGATTACAAATAAAATGATCTGTGCTGGATTTATCGAAGGAGGAAGGGATTCCTGTCAGGTAgttgattgtttgttttttgttcATGGGAGTTTGTGGTTGATATTTGAGATGTTATCGGCAGGGTGACAGTGGTGGACCGCTGCAAGTGTTCAACAACGAAACCCGTCGTTACGAGCTGGTAGGTATCGTTTCGTGGGGACGTGCTTGTGCCCAAAAGAATTTCCCCGGTGTGTACACTAGAGTTAGCCGGTTTCTGCGCTGGATTAATAACAACGTCAAGGATTCGTGTGTATGCAACTGATTGTACGGTTCTTAAAATCAAGTAAGGTCACTTTATTTCTCAATTTATTGTACGTTTACAACTGATAAAATACAGCTCTGATAATACGAAAacaatgttgtttacaacagtATGGACGGAGTTCGCTTCGAAATAGTAACACAGTTAAATGCACCACGTTGGAAGATGAAGTACAGGTTAAGCTAAGCACCTGCGGGCGGCTTTCTCTTCCATTAGAACATGCGTGTAAGGATCACAGACAGAAGGGTAACCAGGGCAAATGAAGCGACTGCAGGAGCACTTCCCGGAATATTACGGCACTCAACTGGTGATGGtttcaaatttttacacaaagcTGCTCGGAAGTTCTCCACCGCTAGCTTTTGGTTATCGGCATCAAATGTCTGAAATGAGTAAACATtaaatataatttaaaaattcggaCAAGAAAAAAACGTTCAAATACCTGTCGGAAAGCGACGGTCGGAACACTCTTCAGAGGTTGCTGCAATTTAGCCGTTTCATCTCCGTAGTTCTTCAGCAGACTGCTGCCCTCGGTGGTGTTGGCACACTGCTCTATGGTATCCCAGTTATGGATTTCGTGCATATCGGCGCACACCTTACCGGGAAATTCGCCGGCTTGGAACTGGGCTCGCTCCATCAGACAGTTCACGTACTCCAGGATCAACACGTCGCGAGTATTGTTCGGTTGGAACGAATTACCCTGGATGTGATACAAAGCACAGGCATGAACCTTGTTGCCATAGCACTCGTTCGGACCGTGGTGACAGTCGAAGATTGTGTCCGAACCCTGCGTTCTGTAGGACGATTTGCCGAAGGGGACAAACTTCAGATCGATGTTGTCTTTGAACTGTTTGGCCGCCGGGTAAAGCTGCTGGTTGATAAATTTGGCACTGTCCGGGCAGAGAGACTCGTAGTAAATGTACACGGAGACCTGTGGAATAAGGGGAATGATGAAAATGTGATTTTTTAGGTTGAGAGATTATAGCCAGAGTGGTTCAATATTTATCTATACGTATAAAAGTCAATGCTTGTGGggaaacccggggctattaagacagtgggagTAATTCGGATCCACTCGATTTCTCAGAAGATCGCAAGACTTTCTGattgtcgtacatattcgtggaaccgctattgtAAAACATTAATCTTGACAGCTGAATCTAATTCAttgtttttttagaaaggagatgTTCCATTTTATTATcaccctcaaaacaaaaatcattataattgtAAAAccatgattaaagcaacaaataaaagtgaaaaaatcacgTAAGTGTTttagaaagcttgaggctcaCCACTTTTATGCGAAATGAGtgtacggggctattcgaaccccctattccatcaaccaccgttcagcggcttgcggaccttttaccaacaaattcttTCATCTACCAAATTCTTTCATCCACCTAAAAGGTGATTtacttaggtaggtccgaatagccccgggttcttcgatgtatgtgatttatggactcccaaacggcttattcgattgcggtaaaaatttatacgtagtagaCATTTCTAATAAAGGGTATTTGTGAGCCATGGCTAGAGGTTGGATTTTCTGCCTGCCAGATAAcgtttcggaacaaattgtgctttgttcctatttcgttgaaagtcgcagcaatgcGTGGCTGGTATTAACTAGTACTTCATataaagaaaataatttttccagAATTTGCCAAAGAGAAATGGAAAACAACTTTAAAAAGTAATCAATACCATACTCTAGTCTCATTCTCTCTGTCATTATCGCTGTGCATCATCCCCGAGCACCTGTAATCAACCAATTAGTATGCCACTCACTGCATGTCGAACTCCCTCGCACCGGGAGCGGTTGGAGATTATTTTCGAAAGCGACGCGCAACTCACTACTGTTCGTTGCTACTCGGTCTCGACTATGAACGACGAGAAGCAGCTAACAGAACAGGTGCTTGAATTAAAACAATAACATTCTTGCGATGAACGTGatcatgaaaaagttattaCCAGAGCGATTAATGGAGCGTCGAGTCATTGGCAGTGTTCCTATGTAGAAAAGTAGGTGAATTGGGGGCAAGATGGGCTATTACGTCTATACTTAAATATAACACAGGAAAAGCAAGTTTTTGTCAACAAACCTTAAAATCAGAAACTTGAAAATTACACCCGCACGAAGATGCACTACTGATTTTCAATGTTTGTTTAAATTGCACACGTTTATCCGTGTTCAAGGCCTACTGAGTTTTTCATATTTCAATGTTATCCATAATGATAGGATACACATACAATTCATTTGACTGTGAAAAGTCATatgcctaaaataaccatgtaaCCGTCTTACCTCCCCTGTCCCTATttcccacagttcccctacccCTCATCTCAGCTGACACGTCGCGGACAAGCGAAACAGCTCTATTCAATCCGTCTGTATGCTCTTGTGCATGTCTTGATTTTTAAACGTTCATTTGCAAGAATTTACTTTTCATTTCCGAAAGATGATGCACAAACAATGATGGGAAGACGTCAAGAGCTCAGTGGATGATTCGAAGATTTGCGAGTCGTATTACCTCATACCGGTACAGAACTGAGTCAGATGCGGATTTTGCATATGATCAAATTTGCTTCATTTTCTCCGAAGGCACAGAGGGACTGGATTTACTGCAACCTCTAAGTATTCGATTAATTTTAACCGCAAGTTACAAATCACGAGATTTACTGTGGTTTGATTCGTGCGTTTCACTATTAAACATTCTTATTTTTAgagattcatttttttttaatctccaTTCCATTATACTATGAATCGTGAACCAGTTCATAAGGCAAGAATGGATCCATCAATAgcattccgagtttcgtgaaatagtccaCATGCAAAAAATATAATGCGCAAAATAATATCTCATGGTTTTTGGTTTTATAAACTGATTCACGCCAACGAATGTCAACCAACCGGCGTAATGTTCCGAATTTCGTGCATCAGTTCACAATAAATCACTAAGACTGTCGACTGAATTGCTTGAAGTATGAACAAGATCATGAATGTCATTCGCACAGTGACTCACAGAGCGTGTATACGTTTTTTTTTCAGTCCCTGTGATGTAGCGCTGTGATGCAAAGCTTGCAAGGCTATCTTGACCATTTtccgcctcttcgaggttttgaaattttgtgtgTGCACGTTAACCGTTATTCGACCAGCATAGTGGTGACAGTGCATCTCATCTTGTAAGCTGCTAGCACCAAAAGCTCGCACTGATATGCTTCGGGTGGTGATAAATAGTGTGAAGCTGGCGAGcactttacgagggagtacagcgTATACCTACCAGCTGTGAATTGCGAGAATCTGCAGAAGCAAGGGTTTGTCTGTTTTAAAGACCCAGTGTTTCACAAGATACTGCAGAGCAATCGTTTACATTCAGCATCAGTAGCAGCTGACGGAAAGTGGACATAAGTCGTCTCAGACTCCTATCGGATGGCCATCGCCGGATCTACCCTACCTAACttcctcctctttgacaagttTCGTCTACCTGTACGTCTTTTGTACCGCTggccatgaactgtactaactgcggtgggaatcatgtggatgactcctgtggaagggatgatgaaaagtgtctctactatCTACTATCTCCCGACATACCACACGTACAAGCAGCTGAGAACTGAAGCATTCAGGGACGCTAGTCAAATAACGACCTCAAGACACTCTCTGGAGTGGTTCAGTttaagattcataattttgaccgTTCTATAtcataaaattattttctattgAACAGACTGTATGTGTGGGATCCTCCGTCCCAGCCTAGTATTCCCATGCATAAATACATATCTGGCCATAATAACTAACGGCGAGTTAAAGATCGGAACTAGTCGATTGTTCATTGTACGACTAATAACGCAATTTTTGATAATATTTCAAATTCCACCCAACTTCGGCAGCCCATTGTGTGTGGTACTAATTTAGCTAATGGCCGCGTTGAATCACAATCGAAACGGAGTAGTAGTTACGGCCGCGCTTTGAAGGTGAACAGCATTGTTTCGCGTTTTATTTTGATAGCAAAACATGAACTGATAAAAATGAAAGCGTGTAACTTTCCACCAGTTTCGGGTCGAGTGACAGAATGTGACAGCCTTGTTCTCGCGCACGGTCGGGTCGGGTTTGTAATATTCTAACAGTTTTCTGCTTCACAGGGCATACATAACCTGAAATAGTTTGGTAGATTTGGAACAGTAGTGCTAACATTTGACAACATCACGGGTGGGATCGTTTAACTGCTCGTGTCCCATGAATTTGCTTGAGACAGAGGTTCTAATACGTTAATTATGGTGGATTTTTAGActtattttgctaatttttATTTCTACATGAGCTAATAATATCGAATCAGCAATTTGAATGTGTGCTTCATTGATGTTGCCAATTACAATAAATGATGCTAATAATATTTCCAGcttaataaatataaaaaagaagcGTATTTTTACGAGAATTAATCTTGAATTGATATAATTCAACTTAGATTGGATACGTTCAATAAATGAATGTGAAGCAATTAAATCCAACGaaaaactcatttttgacaATAAATCCAACCGGCTTATTTGATCAAGCGGAAGTAATTCGAAAAGACGTTGCGCAAATAAAGTCTTTCTTCTCACTAATGAAACGAGTTTCAATAGGCTGTTGGCAAAACAAAACTTAACGCTACTGCCAAATACCATTTTTCCCAAACCTACTGCATAAACAGAGTATGTACTCAACAATACGAATTAATTCATCCTGAAAATGAAAGCGTGAGAATATTCATTACGCAAAGCGTCAAGTCATTCATCAACGCATTGTCGATTTCTGATCGTTTACCAGCAGCAATGACAGAAGATAATTTATGATTCATTAGTGATCCAATTGCCTGCAAAGTAGCTGAGATGTGCGGTGCCATCCAAGATAGCCATGGAGTCACAGTCTATCAAAGAGCTCTGCGTTCAGCGCCGTTTGTTTACATCAGAGATTACCGTTTCGATTCCAGCAGACCTCTGTCGCGTGTAAATAATCGAGTGTGTAACAGTCGTTGACAgcttcgtcggggaactatgTTTTTTTCTGTGCCGCTTGAGCTTGCAATTAATGATGGGAAACGTGTCGTAATCGAATTCAGTTTTAGCTTTTAGTGGGAAGTTTAGTTAGAAAGAAACCGCTCTTGTAATTCTGtgacattttcgtttttgacattgCACTAAATCGATGTAACACCAACTAATCTCTTACCAACTCGGCTGtaataaattttacgattttttacaCTACACGGATGTAGTATCACGTGAAAATGAAAACGCTATTTGAGTCACGACTTGACACTATACTTTTTCAAGGGAATTACACGCAATTGTGTTCGCTTTCTCAGTATGTACATTCCAGATAGAAAATCTAGCAGCATTGAAAGCGTAAGTTATCTATATAACTGTTGTTCTGAACTAATTGCATTTCAAAACAGCCGACCCACTGCTTATACTATAGTAGTATACTGACGATGCGACGGTAAGAAAAAAGTACCCCATCGATTGCCGCGGTTATTGTTACTATCTACTTAGCCCGGGTGCATTGTCATTGCAATCGCCGGGGGTGGTTTGCAAGTCAAATACCATCATTATCATTCCTTCGTGCGTAGACCGTACAATTTGTAATGCTACCCACCAACTGCATATTACTAGCTGAGGCCTAATAGTGTGTAGGAGAGGAAAAAACTTGCACATCCTCGCGACGTAAAATGACCAATCACATTATTCCAGGAAGTGATTCAAATTTAATCTTTTGTATGTATGGCTTTGGCAGTTAACTGCCAGGTTTTACTATTTCTTTTAGGATCTATCTCACGGTTTTTATTGTTCGGAAGGTATTTCATCTTACAGAGATGATTTAAAATTAGCAACActtttaattattattatttgtcatttttgatggGATAGCCATAAATCTAGTGGGGTTAAAATCGCATCATGATCTCATAAAAAAAAAGAGTAGTAATCAACTAGAGTGAGAGTAATATTCTCCAACGGcgcaaaatagtttgttttcgGTGAGAACGGCTTAAGGGAGACGCCCGCATCTAGTTTTATCGTCTAAGGCATTCAGTACTGATATCGTCAACATGCTAGCTCAAGATGAAATGCTTTGTTTtacaaaactacctaaaatgcTTGGTGGCGAGTAACAAAGGATGATAAAATAGAGGTACGATTTCCCGACAGTGTTCTAGTTGTAAGACAAGGAATCAAAAGACCTTCGTAACATTTCTATGATCAGACTGTAAAGCACGAAAGCCATTATGCTGTTGTGGAAAATCCATCTTCTGCAATCAAACCTAacctacacacttaattttgttCTACTGAACCCCAGCTTGTTTCACAAACTTTACCGAGTTTTACCCGAGCACTCAGCTAACAAAGCTTTTACCGAGATCGCAGCAGAAGTGACGTTTGTTTAGCTGAAAGTCAGAAAATATatcgctgaaaatcagtaaattaaaGACAAATTGCTGAGCTATCAGTTGAAAAAATTTACTGACTGTTCAGTTATGCGGAAATTACCTAACTGGATTGAGTCTGTAACAGTAGTTGTCCGAACAGTAGCTACTTCGCAGGCAGCAACAAACACTCACTCAACAAAGACTGCTCCACCAGCGAACAAGCAAATGCTTAACATAAAGTGTCCCGTAAGTCCAATAGACAAGCAAAACATCCAATAGGGCTGAACAAGTACAATAGTTTGATATAAAGAAGATTAATGGATCCTTATTCAGAGTCGACTCGATAGATCCAACAAGCTTTTTTTTGGTTGTATCTATTTTAAATATAGTAAAGATCCACGACTCAGTTAAGCTAATGCGcctagtttaaaaaaaaactcggtGCGGAATTGTGTGCCTACTTTGGATCAACTAggtcattattattattaattttgaaTAATTATCACTTTTTCCAGAAATACGGTTAATTTATCTGCAAATccatttatatttttgaaagaGTTAAATTGATTCGCCAATAAATTAGTTTACTTGTGTTTTCCGAGCGTAATAAGTTATGCGTATCGTTATCGATTCATCAGTTTAAAGAAGTAAATTGCACTTTAAAAGCGCAAGTTACCAATGAATATAGTGCCactaatgtggtttttgtttgaggcaaaACTGGatcagtttctaaccccaactgctgtcaaaatgtatgaactgactcagtttcaagTTCAAGCAAAAACGTCATTAGTAActgaaatttgaataattttaatcattctTGATCAATAAACAAATCGTCTATAATAATATTGCGTGACTCATTTCGTTCAaacaattttagaaaaaaaatgcagTCGGCATCTTCAGCTCACGAAAATTACGCCGACTCCCTCGCAATGCAACCCCATTCCGTCCAATATTTAAATTCAAGGTCACATATTTCGGAGCTTATTCCGCgtcgattttttctccactttGACCATCAAACAGTCGTTACCATAGCAATTTTACAGTATTGCCTTTTTAACCACTCAAAGTCGGCGGTGGCACGGGTAGCTACATACTCATGTTCACGCGATGAGTCACAACCGCCATTATACCATTGCGTTAGAACACCGCCAAGAAAGCAACCACAAATGCAAGATCCCAACACATATCCATCGGCATTTTCCGCTGCCCTGTTGTGCCCTAGCACGGCCAACGAAgcgtacgaaaaaaaaaacaattaaaatgctAAAGGGGAATGATTTTTTCCGCCGCTTTCTACCGTGGGAAATAGAAAATGTTCTATTCGAGCCACACCTTAATCGCGGTAGCAGTAGGCCGCTCAACGGCACGGGACAATAAAGGGGGTCAATCACACTTACCTTGGATTGTGCGTAACTCCCAGCAACGAACAGACACACCAACAGCAACAGATTCTTCGTCAACATTTTGCGTTTCTAGCAGAAACCCTTTCGGAGGAGACTTATGCAACAGCACAGATCACTTTCGCTGGAAGCTTTATTTCTTGTGGAACAGGTTTTCTACCCCGCAAAAGCCAAGTTACGTGCTAACGGCTGGGAACGTCGCGACTAACTGAACGAGGTTCATGTTTTTTTAAACTCACGGAGATGCGGCTACCGCGACCACACCATGCATACCACGAAAGAGTGCTGTTCGAACACGCAACCACCATCAAACATGCAAACAGGTTGCCGAAACATGGTCCAAACAACGAATGGAAAACAACAGCGTTCAAGCCTTTC is part of the Topomyia yanbarensis strain Yona2022 chromosome 1, ASM3024719v1, whole genome shotgun sequence genome and encodes:
- the LOC131676624 gene encoding trypsin-4-like — protein: MFRKNISIIDISTFLSIVISAKIVEAISITNQYAETIPSAPTTDYFDITQDDFTMESTTDLPNGTEQVPTTRALNCTECKCGNAEPLEKIIGGSMAKENTYPWMAALYYNNRFTCGGSLVTDRYILTAAHCVVRLSPARFRVQLLVHNRTQPTTNSVERSVKSIKTFFFNSLSNNNDIGLLELTFPVTISSDRLVPICLPQANDSVYEGKTAVVTGWGKTALGGLSDTLQELQVPILTNGNCRRSGYWAFRITNKMICAGFIEGGRDSCQGDSGGPLQVFNNETRRYELVGIVSWGRACAQKNFPGVYTRVSRFLRWINNNVKDSCVCN
- the LOC131676626 gene encoding GILT-like protein 1; its protein translation is MLTKNLLLLVCLFVAGSYAQSKVSVYIYYESLCPDSAKFINQQLYPAAKQFKDNIDLKFVPFGKSSYRTQGSDTIFDCHHGPNECYGNKVHACALYHIQGNSFQPNNTRDVLILEYVNCLMERAQFQAGEFPGKVCADMHEIHNWDTIEQCANTTEGSSLLKNYGDETAKLQQPLKSVPTVAFRQTFDADNQKLAVENFRAALCKNLKPSPVECRNIPGSAPAVASFALVTLLSVILTRMF